The window GTAAGCCTCCGACGAACCCCATCTTGCGTTGTATCTGATGCCTATTGATCTTTGCTGAAAACAAAGATATGAAAAAAGGCATAAGCGATCCAAGGCGGTCGCGGCTAGATTCTGCATCATGGGCGTTGTTGTTGGAAGTACAGGAATCGAGTGGGCTAAGCGTAAAGGACTTTTGTAATTCACAAGGTATCAGCGTGGCTTCATTTTATCAATGGCGGAGCCGTTTGCAAGGAGGCAAAGTTGCTG is drawn from Thermodesulfovibrionia bacterium and contains these coding sequences:
- a CDS encoding transposase, translating into MIFAENKDMKKGISDPRRSRLDSASWALLLEVQESSGLSVKDFCNSQGISVASFYQWRSRLQGGKVADGGLFSPIEIQEKPSGSITVELPGGILLRFSQLPPVDYLRDLSSKFSGY